The Chryseolinea soli genome contains a region encoding:
- a CDS encoding helix-turn-helix domain-containing protein, translated as MGKTKKEKLPQYKLEHYAGAHRSGEQSVDFGYNTLEESLKIPGFELYSTQGLRERIGPLKSFFYRIGFTLAGGVSVELGLEKYSHSRGTVNFTAINDIFSLYDPTHDFFGYYMLFTPAFMQEEQMLSRKLGDEYPFWHPSNMHFLNLSAGELDQIVYFARKIDEELHHQKTGRVEAVRMYLTLILLECKRSFERQDLSSYKGFSESNMLVAKFKKLVAEHFLKERHVSDYADRLAVTPNHLNKVIKEHTGLTALENIQEMLLLEAKAQVRHTDQSISEIAYALDFSDPASFNRFFKRSTGVTPLDFRQKA; from the coding sequence GTGGGCAAGACAAAAAAGGAAAAACTTCCACAATACAAGCTCGAACACTACGCCGGTGCACACCGTTCCGGGGAGCAAAGTGTCGATTTCGGTTATAACACCCTGGAAGAATCGCTTAAAATTCCCGGGTTCGAATTGTATTCCACCCAAGGGCTACGGGAGCGCATCGGTCCGCTTAAATCTTTTTTCTACAGGATCGGATTCACGCTGGCAGGAGGTGTGTCGGTTGAACTGGGATTGGAGAAATATAGCCACAGCAGGGGTACGGTAAATTTCACGGCCATCAACGACATCTTTTCGCTCTATGACCCGACGCACGATTTTTTTGGCTACTACATGCTGTTCACGCCTGCATTCATGCAGGAAGAGCAAATGTTGTCGCGAAAGCTTGGCGACGAATATCCTTTTTGGCACCCGTCCAATATGCATTTTCTAAACTTGTCGGCCGGGGAATTGGATCAGATCGTATACTTTGCGCGGAAGATCGATGAAGAATTGCATCATCAGAAAACAGGACGGGTGGAGGCCGTGCGCATGTACCTCACGCTTATCCTGCTGGAATGCAAACGCAGCTTCGAACGTCAGGACTTGAGTTCCTACAAGGGCTTTTCGGAAAGCAACATGCTGGTGGCCAAATTCAAAAAACTGGTGGCCGAACATTTTTTGAAAGAGCGCCATGTATCCGACTACGCCGATAGGCTGGCCGTTACCCCCAATCATTTGAATAAAGTCATCAAGGAACATACGGGGCTTACCGCCCTGGAGAATATACAGGAAATGCTTTTGTTGGAAGCGAAGGCCCAGGTCCGGCACACAGACCAATCCATTTCCGAGATCGCCTACGCCCTGGACTTCAGCGACCCGGCGTCATTCAATCGTTTCTTCAAACGCTCCACCGGCGTTACACCCCTCGATTTTCGCCAGAAAGCATAA
- a CDS encoding nuclear transport factor 2 family protein — MKTAKEIVMNYMQEVWVNRRVDAIDRYISPQTFIQHNPNLDNGREALKQFLPYLFGTIMPQGSWEVKRVIAENDLVVVHSLAVAASGHRGTAVVDIFRVDDNQIVEHWDLSHEVPDTTRSGNPIV; from the coding sequence ATGAAAACAGCAAAGGAGATCGTCATGAACTACATGCAGGAAGTATGGGTGAATCGCCGTGTCGACGCCATCGACCGGTATATTTCTCCTCAAACCTTCATCCAGCACAATCCCAACCTCGACAACGGGAGGGAAGCTTTGAAACAGTTTCTGCCTTACCTGTTTGGTACCATCATGCCACAGGGCAGTTGGGAGGTGAAACGCGTCATTGCCGAGAACGACCTGGTGGTCGTGCATAGCCTGGCCGTGGCAGCATCGGGCCACCGGGGCACGGCCGTGGTGGACATTTTCCGGGTGGACGACAACCAGATCGTAGAACACTGGGACTTGTCGCACGAGGTCCCCGACACCACCAGAAGTGGTAATCCGATTGTATAA
- a CDS encoding M20/M25/M40 family metallo-hydrolase — MRHVTLCSGLCVCLMLLATGASSQPDQKLTRDIFKELIEINTTHSVGNTTQAAEAMAARLKAAGFTDKDLFIGGPTDRKGNLVATLRGSGKRKPLLLLAHLDVVEALREDWTTDPFKFEEIDGFYYARGASDDKAMAAIFVANLVRMKKEHFTPDRDIIVALTADEEGGENNGVKWLLENHKDLIDAEYALNEGGRGQEKDGKKILNQVQLSEKVFQSFVLEAHNRGGHSSQPRKDNAIYQLAHALDNLSNFDFPMNLNEGTRVYFERSSKIETGTLAEDMKGILKTPFDPEALKRLSAFPNYNALLRTTCVATRIQGGHADNALPQTATATVNCRMLPGEDPEKVKATLVSVFHDSEITVTAKNVANMSPPSPLNPELFGPIERITQKMWPGVPVVPTMSTGATDGAYLRNGGIPTYGVCGIFADINDVRAHGKDERVGVKAFYEGQEFLYQVVKELASRTSLKRGN, encoded by the coding sequence ATGCGGCATGTAACCCTCTGCTCAGGCCTATGCGTATGCCTGATGCTCCTCGCCACTGGCGCCTCCTCCCAACCCGACCAGAAGCTCACACGCGACATCTTCAAAGAGCTCATCGAGATCAACACCACCCACTCCGTGGGCAACACTACCCAAGCCGCCGAAGCCATGGCTGCGCGACTGAAAGCGGCAGGTTTCACCGACAAAGACCTCTTTATCGGCGGGCCCACCGATCGCAAAGGCAACCTGGTGGCCACCCTGCGGGGAAGTGGTAAACGCAAGCCCCTGCTACTCCTGGCCCACCTCGACGTGGTGGAAGCCCTGCGCGAAGACTGGACCACCGATCCGTTCAAGTTCGAAGAGATCGACGGCTTCTACTATGCCCGCGGCGCCAGCGACGACAAAGCCATGGCAGCCATCTTTGTGGCCAACCTGGTGCGCATGAAGAAAGAACACTTCACACCCGATCGCGACATCATCGTGGCCCTCACAGCCGATGAAGAAGGCGGTGAGAACAACGGGGTGAAATGGCTCCTCGAAAATCACAAAGACCTCATCGACGCCGAGTATGCCCTCAACGAAGGAGGCCGCGGTCAGGAAAAAGACGGCAAGAAAATTCTGAACCAGGTGCAGCTCAGCGAAAAAGTATTTCAAAGCTTTGTGCTGGAAGCGCACAACCGCGGCGGCCACAGTTCGCAACCCCGCAAAGACAACGCCATATATCAACTGGCGCACGCGCTCGACAACCTGTCCAACTTCGATTTTCCCATGAACCTGAACGAAGGCACCCGCGTGTACTTCGAGCGTTCTTCAAAAATAGAGACCGGCACGCTGGCCGAAGACATGAAAGGCATTTTGAAAACGCCCTTCGATCCGGAAGCACTGAAGCGCCTCTCGGCTTTCCCCAACTACAACGCCCTGCTCCGCACCACCTGCGTGGCCACTCGCATCCAGGGCGGCCATGCCGACAACGCCTTGCCTCAAACCGCCACGGCCACCGTGAACTGCCGCATGCTGCCGGGCGAAGATCCCGAAAAAGTGAAGGCCACCCTGGTCAGCGTCTTCCATGACAGCGAGATCACCGTCACGGCCAAGAACGTGGCGAACATGAGTCCCCCGTCGCCGCTGAACCCGGAACTGTTCGGACCGATCGAGCGCATCACGCAGAAGATGTGGCCCGGAGTGCCGGTGGTGCCGACCATGTCGACCGGAGCTACGGATGGGGCGTACTTGCGCAATGGAGGCATTCCTACGTATGGCGTGTGTGGCATCTTTGCCGATATTAACGATGTGCGGGCGCATGGTAAAGATGAACGCGTTGGGGTGAAAGCGTTTTATGAGGGACAGGAATTTCTTTATCAGGTAGTGAAGGAGTTGGCGAGTAGGACGAGTCTGAAGCGGGGGAATTGA
- a CDS encoding phosphoribosylpyrophosphate synthetase — protein sequence MQNYESLDDALSALKKKGYEDDLATDSFCLYCSDLDLRLDPEDFHVDEIDRVEGNSNPGDSTTVYAISSTAGVKGTVVVDAKDAPSAT from the coding sequence ATGCAAAACTATGAATCTCTTGACGATGCTTTGTCAGCCTTAAAGAAAAAGGGCTACGAAGATGATCTGGCAACAGACTCTTTCTGCCTGTACTGCAGCGATCTGGACCTGCGGCTCGATCCGGAGGATTTTCATGTCGATGAGATCGACCGGGTGGAAGGAAATTCCAATCCTGGTGATAGCACGACGGTCTATGCCATTTCTTCCACGGCCGGAGTAAAGGGTACGGTGGTGGTGGATGCGAAGGATGCGCCGTCCGCTACGTGA
- a CDS encoding AraC family transcriptional regulator, with amino-acid sequence MKALYEKIIPPETSSFKAYAYEKEAFDTPWHYHPEYELTYITASRGVRYVGSSFENFEEDDLVLLGPNLPHCWKNNGPQPCAGAIVFHWGNDLLGDRWLEKQEFKSIHKLLRLAENGLCFERSFAQPLKEKLLHALQRSPLQKLLALLTTLEEMAVTTKYHVLSADGFSFDIKSIDHERLNTVQDHVGKHYAEKITLKEMSSRVHMTEESFSRFFSKIMGKPFFYFLNEYRIRMACQLLIASDLPVVQVAFATGFESLPFFHRQFKKYKHCSPGEFRKNYRGLA; translated from the coding sequence ATGAAAGCCCTCTACGAAAAGATCATTCCCCCAGAGACCAGCTCCTTCAAGGCCTATGCCTACGAAAAAGAAGCCTTCGATACCCCCTGGCATTACCACCCCGAGTATGAGCTCACCTACATCACCGCGAGCCGTGGTGTTCGTTATGTGGGCAGCAGCTTTGAGAATTTTGAAGAAGACGACCTGGTGTTGCTGGGCCCCAACCTTCCGCATTGCTGGAAGAACAACGGGCCGCAACCCTGCGCGGGAGCCATCGTGTTCCATTGGGGCAACGACCTGTTGGGCGACCGCTGGCTGGAGAAGCAAGAGTTCAAATCCATACACAAGTTGTTGCGTCTGGCCGAAAATGGTTTGTGTTTCGAGCGAAGCTTTGCCCAACCCTTGAAAGAAAAGTTACTTCATGCCTTGCAACGCTCGCCGCTGCAAAAGCTGTTGGCCTTGCTCACCACCCTGGAAGAGATGGCGGTCACCACAAAATATCATGTGCTCAGCGCCGACGGATTCAGTTTCGACATCAAGTCCATCGATCACGAACGGCTCAATACGGTTCAGGACCATGTGGGGAAACACTATGCGGAAAAGATCACGCTAAAAGAAATGTCCAGCCGCGTTCACATGACGGAGGAGTCGTTCTCGCGGTTCTTCAGCAAGATCATGGGCAAGCCGTTCTTCTATTTTCTGAACGAGTATCGCATCCGCATGGCGTGTCAACTACTCATTGCCTCTGACCTGCCGGTGGTGCAAGTGGCTTTTGCTACAGGGTTCGAGAGCCTGCCGTTTTTTCACCGACAGTTTAAAAAATACAAACACTGCTCGCCGGGCGAATTCCGCAAAAACTACAGAGGACTGGCCTGA
- a CDS encoding family 20 glycosylhydrolase, with the protein MNSKMFLVTVWLACVVWVSGCSVRARSEEGEAPVQVAWELVRNTSAEVPRFQARLVIKNTSEQVLPASGWRLYFNLRYHGYDLKSSSAVAAIRQVSGELFYVVPTASFQPVASGQSFTLDYSGKAPVANYQDVPSGLFLTWDADSTRAIALANPTIDRKDNLPTPDYRGVYDQNKIVRDIPLAELPAVFPTPAALVAKTGTLTLTGDVHITADPAFQHEADFLQEELKAMFNTPAPSPASANAKNISFKKETLPAEAYRLSITPQGITIAAGDGAGAFYGLRSLQSLFPSDIRSTNTSNLTLACAEIKDQPRFPMRAFMLDVARNFQSKEQVLRILDVMSLYKLNVFHFHFSDDEGWRLEIPGLPELTEIGSVRGYPFQNNQRLHPSYGSGATPGKPQGSGHYSREDFLEILRYATRRHIRVIPEIESPGHARAAILSMDARYQKYMQENNRAEAERYLLRDVNDRSVYRSNQYFNDNVMNVALPSTYAFIDKVVTELQRMYKDANAPLTMIHMAGDEVPAGSWEKSPAVAAFQKENASLKTSTDLWRHYFIRMKEILREHGLMLYGWEELVTGVQKSDDSREVLDIPDFKNGNVLVDAWWNAGGHEAMPYQMANKGYDIVLACVDHFYFDMAHAPAFEEPGDAWVGLIDLQKVYSFVPFDYYRNTTTDLAGKPLPNDYFNGKEKLSAAGKAHIKGLQGALWVENLARQELVEYMLLPRLLALAERAWAPEADWEREPNAAKSLALYKTRWSVFMNVLGKKELPRLDVFQGGYAYHIPYPGATVENGSVALNLEVPGFDIRYTTDGSEPVMNSTRYETPIKTKGVVKAKAFNQKGRSSVTLVIENP; encoded by the coding sequence ATGAATAGCAAAATGTTTTTAGTGACGGTATGGCTCGCCTGCGTGGTGTGGGTGAGTGGTTGTAGTGTGCGTGCCCGGTCTGAGGAGGGTGAGGCTCCGGTGCAGGTAGCGTGGGAGTTGGTTCGGAATACTTCGGCGGAGGTGCCGCGGTTTCAGGCCAGGTTGGTCATTAAAAATACGTCGGAGCAGGTGTTGCCGGCTTCGGGGTGGCGTTTGTATTTTAATTTGCGGTATCATGGGTACGATTTGAAATCGTCGAGTGCTGTTGCAGCGATCCGGCAGGTGAGTGGAGAGCTTTTTTATGTGGTGCCTACCGCGTCGTTTCAGCCTGTTGCAAGCGGGCAGTCGTTCACACTGGACTATTCGGGGAAAGCGCCGGTTGCCAATTACCAGGATGTTCCTTCCGGTTTGTTTCTGACCTGGGATGCGGATTCAACGCGGGCCATCGCGCTGGCGAATCCAACGATTGATCGCAAAGACAATTTGCCGACACCGGACTATCGTGGAGTTTATGATCAAAACAAAATCGTTCGCGACATTCCGCTGGCCGAACTCCCGGCTGTCTTCCCTACCCCTGCTGCACTTGTTGCCAAGACGGGAACGCTTACGTTGACAGGCGATGTGCACATTACTGCAGATCCTGCTTTTCAGCACGAAGCTGATTTTCTCCAGGAAGAATTGAAGGCGATGTTCAACACGCCTGCTCCTTCCCCGGCATCGGCCAATGCAAAAAACATCTCATTTAAAAAAGAAACACTTCCCGCAGAAGCCTACCGCCTCAGCATCACACCACAGGGCATCACCATCGCGGCCGGCGACGGCGCCGGGGCGTTTTATGGACTGCGCTCATTGCAATCTCTTTTCCCATCCGACATTCGCTCCACAAACACCAGCAACCTGACCCTGGCTTGTGCCGAAATAAAAGACCAACCGCGTTTTCCGATGCGCGCATTTATGCTGGATGTGGCACGCAACTTTCAGTCGAAAGAGCAAGTGCTTCGCATACTGGATGTGATGTCGCTGTATAAGTTGAATGTATTTCATTTTCACTTTAGTGACGACGAAGGCTGGCGACTGGAAATTCCCGGGTTGCCGGAGCTGACGGAAATAGGTTCTGTTCGCGGCTATCCGTTTCAGAACAATCAACGGCTGCATCCCTCCTATGGCTCGGGCGCCACACCCGGCAAACCGCAAGGCAGCGGACATTATTCACGCGAAGATTTCCTGGAGATCTTGCGCTATGCCACCCGCCGGCACATCCGTGTGATCCCCGAGATCGAATCGCCGGGCCACGCGCGGGCTGCCATTCTTTCGATGGATGCGCGTTACCAGAAATATATGCAGGAAAACAATCGTGCCGAGGCCGAACGTTACTTGCTTCGCGATGTCAACGACCGATCGGTATACCGCAGCAATCAGTATTTCAACGACAATGTGATGAACGTTGCCTTGCCTTCGACCTACGCCTTCATCGACAAAGTGGTGACCGAGCTACAGCGCATGTACAAAGACGCCAACGCCCCCCTCACTATGATCCACATGGCAGGCGACGAAGTGCCTGCCGGCTCGTGGGAAAAGTCACCCGCAGTGGCGGCGTTTCAGAAAGAGAATGCTTCGCTTAAAACGTCCACCGATTTGTGGCGCCATTATTTTATACGCATGAAAGAAATACTGAGGGAGCACGGCCTCATGCTCTATGGGTGGGAAGAACTGGTGACAGGCGTACAAAAAAGCGACGACTCGCGCGAAGTGCTGGACATCCCCGACTTCAAAAACGGCAACGTGCTGGTCGACGCCTGGTGGAACGCCGGGGGGCACGAAGCCATGCCCTACCAGATGGCGAACAAAGGCTACGACATCGTGCTCGCCTGTGTGGATCACTTCTACTTTGACATGGCCCACGCACCCGCCTTCGAAGAGCCCGGCGACGCCTGGGTGGGATTGATCGACTTACAGAAAGTCTATTCCTTCGTTCCATTCGACTATTACCGGAACACCACCACCGACCTTGCGGGGAAGCCCCTGCCCAACGATTATTTCAATGGAAAAGAAAAACTGAGCGCTGCGGGCAAAGCACACATCAAGGGATTGCAGGGCGCGCTGTGGGTCGAGAACCTGGCCCGGCAGGAACTGGTGGAATACATGCTGCTCCCCCGGTTGCTGGCGCTCGCCGAACGCGCCTGGGCTCCCGAGGCCGATTGGGAGCGCGAACCCAACGCCGCGAAATCCCTCGCACTCTACAAAACCCGGTGGTCGGTGTTCATGAATGTGCTGGGCAAAAAAGAATTACCGCGGCTCGATGTTTTCCAGGGTGGCTACGCCTACCACATTCCCTACCCTGGCGCAACCGTTGAAAATGGAAGCGTTGCCCTGAACCTGGAAGTACCGGGCTTTGACATCCGCTATACGACGGATGGATCGGAGCCTGTGATGAACAGCACACGCTATGAAACGCCCATCAAAACAAAGGGCGTGGTCAAAGCAAAGGCCTTCAATCAAAAAGGACGGAGCAGCGTCACGCTGGTGATCGAAAATCCGTAG
- a CDS encoding VOC family protein: MNPESIALQGMAPLFQVFDMPTAIKFYTEVIGFEVVSTSTPQGEHFDWALLRRNEIEVMLNTGYEQDQRPSSPDLTRIAAHEDTSLYFGCPDVDAWYAFLLTKGIAVEKPIITGYGWKALYVKDPDGYLLCFHWPLKESLAQ, from the coding sequence ATGAATCCGGAAAGTATTGCTCTTCAGGGTATGGCGCCCTTGTTTCAGGTATTTGATATGCCTACGGCTATAAAATTTTATACGGAAGTCATTGGGTTCGAGGTAGTCTCGACGTCCACGCCGCAGGGGGAACATTTCGATTGGGCTTTGCTGCGGCGCAATGAGATTGAGGTGATGTTGAACACGGGTTATGAACAAGATCAACGGCCATCCTCTCCTGATCTCACGCGCATCGCGGCGCATGAAGACACCTCGTTATATTTCGGTTGCCCGGATGTGGATGCGTGGTATGCTTTTTTATTGACGAAGGGGATCGCTGTTGAGAAACCTATCATCACGGGCTACGGGTGGAAGGCGCTGTATGTGAAAGATCCTGACGGGTACCTGCTTTGTTTTCATTGGCCGCTAAAAGAATCGTTAGCGCAATAG
- a CDS encoding SDR family oxidoreductase, producing the protein MKIVVIGGSGLIGSKVVAILRQGGHEVIVGAPATGINTITGEGLAEAMNHTDVVIDLANSPSFEDKAVMEFFETAGRNLLAAEINAGVKHHLALSIVGVDLMQNVGYMRAKLVQEDLIKRSGVPFTIIRSTQFLDFLPGIANQATDGTQVHISAVQFQPIASDDVAAFVAEAALAAPIKGIQEIAGPERLTMPEFVTRYLHDTSDSRQVVPNSRSQYYGGEIPNAALVPSDGRAKLGKISYEKWLRSQPQKV; encoded by the coding sequence ATGAAAATCGTAGTTATCGGAGGCTCCGGCCTCATTGGAAGCAAAGTAGTTGCCATTCTTCGTCAGGGAGGTCACGAGGTGATCGTCGGTGCTCCCGCCACCGGCATCAATACGATTACCGGGGAAGGCTTAGCCGAAGCCATGAACCATACGGATGTTGTTATTGACCTGGCCAACTCACCCTCTTTTGAAGACAAGGCGGTCATGGAATTCTTTGAAACCGCGGGCCGCAATTTGCTGGCCGCGGAGATCAATGCCGGCGTGAAGCATCACCTCGCACTTTCTATTGTGGGTGTCGACCTTATGCAGAATGTGGGGTACATGCGCGCGAAACTCGTTCAGGAAGATCTGATCAAACGGTCGGGCGTTCCCTTTACCATCATCCGAAGCACACAGTTCCTGGATTTCCTGCCGGGCATCGCGAACCAAGCCACCGACGGAACGCAAGTGCATATTTCGGCGGTTCAATTCCAACCTATCGCCTCTGATGACGTGGCAGCCTTCGTGGCCGAGGCGGCACTGGCAGCACCGATCAAAGGCATCCAGGAGATCGCCGGCCCCGAACGTCTAACCATGCCGGAGTTTGTCACCCGCTATCTCCACGACACGAGCGACTCCCGCCAGGTAGTACCCAACAGCCGTTCCCAGTATTATGGCGGTGAAATTCCCAACGCTGCCCTGGTACCTTCCGACGGGCGTGCCAAGCTGGGGAAGATCAGCTATGAAAAATGGCTGCGAAGCCAACCTCAAAAAGTTTAA
- a CDS encoding sigma 54-interacting transcriptional regulator encodes MKSAKLPPPETAVPVPPTLEQERKVLLELGDDITRVREKNDLLTLFRKRIKGLFYFTHTIVTLIDRKDETYVPFLLDNDGSPIRTHARYNEMVQARFSLNEPFIQAVLQAEEPISFLLEEIMDKPKSPAFLRVNYEKGVREILMTRLMKEGKPMGFIHIYSDKPGSFSNEFRNVIKGVAPQLSSAVSNIIKNEELLKKEKEKSFLLEFSSDIATVRTKEELARAVRAALGKLNPPGGFVIRRINDDNTTMSPYVYDLTKTHDPKVVRALESARYPINDGLQNRILDSAIPLLFNVDREIQRGITSAYLQYWKGMGFKEIVGIRLRNGETNHGILFLDIEEINIPLLQGICAQISIALANIMANEQISQKQEEQAFLLDFSNDVTQARTKLELQTAIFRVLDKILHTKLAMLRVIDEDGVHMLPFMFDRTLFENAKVDFDKMSAHRITIDETYTAQVLASKDGLVFNVEEELKSGNAYAQLWKTTGLKNMYSLPLRVGDKNIGTIWLLANRLSPLIVKGICAQISIAIANILANEKLLAYKKQLEVENDYLKEQIKTIYNFSEIIGGGEQMQKVYRLMSLVADSNTTVLVLGETGTGKELIARAIHNASPRKDKLMVKVNCAALPANLIESELFGHERGAFTGALDRRIGKFELGNNSTVFLDEIGELPLEAQAKLLRVIQERELERLGGKQTIKIDVRLIAATNRNLEEEVKAGRFRADLYFRLNVFPIHLPPLRDRSDDIEPLTHFFVEKYSRNTGRKIRKVAPKVIQQLRSYTWPGNVRELEYLIERSILLATDGTLDDVYIPQHADAEKKEQAFLLNRSLEEVERSYIIETLKRCAGKVSGAGSAAEILKIPGNTLHSKMKKLGITKADYFSN; translated from the coding sequence ATGAAAAGCGCAAAGCTCCCGCCACCTGAAACCGCCGTTCCCGTCCCGCCGACGCTGGAGCAGGAAAGAAAGGTTTTGCTGGAATTGGGAGATGACATCACCCGGGTCCGGGAAAAGAATGACCTGCTCACGCTTTTTAGAAAACGGATCAAAGGGTTATTTTACTTTACGCATACCATCGTTACCCTGATCGACCGCAAAGACGAAACCTATGTCCCTTTCTTGCTGGACAATGACGGGTCTCCCATCCGGACGCACGCCCGGTACAACGAAATGGTGCAGGCCAGGTTTTCCTTGAACGAACCCTTCATCCAGGCCGTGTTGCAGGCAGAAGAACCGATATCTTTTTTGTTGGAAGAGATCATGGACAAACCCAAAAGCCCTGCTTTTCTCCGCGTGAACTATGAAAAAGGCGTGCGAGAAATTCTCATGACCCGGCTCATGAAAGAAGGCAAGCCGATGGGTTTTATTCACATCTATTCCGACAAACCGGGCAGCTTTAGCAACGAATTTCGAAATGTCATCAAAGGTGTTGCGCCTCAGTTATCGAGCGCCGTATCCAACATTATCAAAAATGAGGAACTGCTGAAGAAGGAAAAAGAAAAATCATTCCTGCTCGAGTTTAGCAGCGACATCGCCACGGTAAGGACGAAAGAGGAGCTTGCGCGTGCCGTTCGCGCTGCACTCGGCAAGCTAAATCCGCCGGGTGGCTTTGTGATCCGCAGGATCAATGACGACAACACGACCATGAGTCCTTATGTCTACGACCTCACCAAAACACATGATCCAAAAGTAGTGAGGGCACTGGAGAGCGCGCGATACCCCATCAACGACGGACTCCAGAACCGCATACTCGATAGTGCGATCCCTTTATTGTTCAATGTGGATCGGGAAATACAACGCGGTATCACCTCAGCCTACTTACAGTATTGGAAAGGGATGGGATTCAAAGAGATCGTCGGCATCCGGTTGCGTAACGGGGAGACGAATCATGGCATTTTGTTCCTGGACATTGAAGAGATCAACATCCCGTTGTTGCAAGGGATTTGCGCACAGATCTCCATCGCGCTGGCCAACATCATGGCCAACGAGCAAATCAGTCAGAAACAGGAAGAGCAGGCCTTCCTGCTGGATTTCAGCAATGACGTGACGCAGGCCAGAACGAAACTTGAGCTGCAGACCGCCATTTTCAGAGTGCTGGATAAAATATTGCATACGAAACTCGCCATGCTCCGGGTGATCGATGAGGATGGGGTACATATGTTGCCGTTTATGTTTGACCGTACATTGTTTGAAAATGCAAAAGTGGATTTTGATAAAATGTCAGCCCACCGCATCACGATCGATGAAACCTATACCGCGCAGGTGCTGGCCAGCAAGGACGGGTTGGTGTTTAACGTGGAAGAAGAACTCAAGAGCGGGAACGCCTACGCACAACTCTGGAAAACAACCGGGTTGAAGAATATGTACAGCCTGCCGCTGCGCGTCGGTGACAAAAACATCGGCACGATCTGGTTGCTGGCCAACCGCTTGAGTCCTTTGATCGTGAAAGGCATCTGCGCACAGATCTCCATTGCGATTGCGAATATACTGGCCAATGAAAAATTACTGGCCTATAAAAAGCAACTGGAGGTGGAGAATGATTACCTGAAGGAGCAGATCAAAACCATTTATAATTTTTCAGAGATCATCGGTGGCGGCGAACAGATGCAAAAAGTATATCGGCTGATGTCGCTGGTGGCCGATTCCAATACGACCGTGTTGGTCTTGGGTGAGACCGGCACCGGCAAGGAACTTATCGCGCGTGCCATTCATAATGCATCGCCACGAAAAGACAAGTTGATGGTAAAAGTCAACTGCGCTGCCTTGCCGGCAAATCTTATCGAAAGCGAATTGTTTGGTCATGAAAGGGGTGCTTTTACCGGGGCCCTTGACCGGCGCATTGGCAAATTTGAACTGGGTAATAATAGTACTGTGTTCCTCGATGAAATTGGTGAATTGCCGCTCGAAGCACAGGCAAAATTGTTGCGTGTCATACAAGAACGCGAACTGGAACGCCTGGGTGGCAAACAAACCATAAAGATCGATGTCCGCTTGATTGCTGCCACGAATCGCAACCTGGAAGAGGAAGTGAAAGCCGGTCGTTTTCGCGCCGATTTGTATTTCCGTCTCAATGTGTTTCCCATTCATTTGCCACCGTTACGCGACCGGTCGGACGATATCGAACCCCTCACCCATTTTTTTGTAGAGAAGTACAGCCGGAATACCGGCCGTAAGATCAGGAAAGTGGCCCCCAAGGTAATCCAACAACTGCGTAGCTACACGTGGCCTGGCAATGTGAGAGAGCTGGAGTATCTAATAGAACGCAGCATATTGTTGGCAACCGACGGTACATTGGATGATGTATACATACCCCAGCATGCCGACGCGGAAAAGAAAGAGCAGGCGTTTCTTTTAAATCGCTCATTGGAGGAAGTTGAACGCAGTTATATCATTGAAACCTTGAAACGTTGTGCCGGTAAAGTTTCAGGTGCCGGTAGCGCTGCTGAAATCTTGAAGATCCCCGGCAATACGCTGCACTCCAAAATGAAAAAGTTGGGCATTACCAAAGCCGACTACTTTTCCAATTGA